AATGAACGAAGCAGACAAAAAGAGCTAAATCAACTGGTAGAGTTAGAAAAAACTGCGGCAGAACTGAGCATGTTAAAACTGCAAATTAGCCCTCATTTTTTGTTCAACACCTTGAATAATATTCGTTGGCTGGTACGTAAAAAGTCTGATTTATCTGAAGAGGCTATTCTTAAACTATCAGAAATACTACGTTACATTATTTATGAAGTAGGAGACAAAAAAGTAGACATTTCTCGTGAAATAGAGCACCTCAAAAACTACATTGAACTTCAAAAACTTCGTTTACCAAAGAAAGGAAACGTCGCCTTTACAGTGCAAGACAACCTCGGTTCGGTATCTATACAGCCTTTACTTTTTATACATTTTGTGGAAAATGCCTTTAAATATGGAGTAGATAGTAAAAGCGACCCTGATATTCAATTTGAAATATCGACAGCTGATAATACTTTGACATTTTCTTCTAGAAACAAAATATTGGTTACATCCAGTAATTTGTCAAACGAGGGCATTGGCCTTGTCAATATCAAAAGGCGTTTGGAGCTTTTATACCCAAATAGGTATGAATTGGCTATAAATAATGACTCGGAGTATTTTGAAGTCATCATGAAACTTCAGCTCCATGAAGATTAAATGTATCCTTATTGACGACGAGCCTTTTGCTCTAGACATTCTGGAAGACGACCTTCTTGACTTTGATAACATAGAGGTTTGTGAGAAATTCTCAAGCCCAGTGGGCGTGGCAGATTATCTTAAAAATGAAAAAGTAGAATTGATTTTCTCAGACATTCAGATGCCTGAAATGCTCGGCACTAATTTCATAAGAGATTTAGAGAATCCACCATTAGTCATTTTCACCACAGCTTATCATCAATACGCAGTAGAAGGTTTTGAGCTAAACGCCGTGGATTACCTACTCAAACCTATAAGAAAAGAACGGCTCGGTGCGGCTATTGAAAAAGTAGTTAATCTCATAAAGCTCAAAACAGCGGAGCCAGCTCCTGAAGAAGAAAACCACATCGTGGTTACTTCTGAATACAAAAAGGTCAAGCTTCTTTTCAATGAAATCATCTACATTGAAGGCTTAAAAGACTATGTCAAAATATACTTGGAAAGTAGGGTCTATCCCCTACTCACCAGAAGCAATTTAAAAGGCATGGAGAAAAAACTACCAGACAGTAAATTCGTCAGAATTCATAATTCTTTCATTGTCAATTCCTCAAAAATCACGGGAGTCAACTTATCAAAACTGACTTTAGGAGCTGTGGAAATTCCTGTAGGGAAGAAGTATATTGATAGTCCCCAAACTCGTAGTTTATTTAGCTGAACTCCACTTCAGGCCAAATATCAATTGTTTACAATTTGACAAACACAGTTTTAATCCATAAATTGGTTAAACAGACCTTGCCGTACAAGAAAGTTAAATCTCCATTCGCACCATGAAAAACAGCATTATTCTCCTCCTATCTTTTCTGAGTATACAATTCTTACATGCTCAGGAAACAACGTTAACATTAAAAGTTCAAAGAATTGTTTCCAACGAAAATAATTCTCCTAGACAAATTCATGGGTGTTCTCCTTTAGAATGGGGCTTAGAAAAATATAAATTTGAAGCTACTAATTTCACAGAATATAACATTTGTAGGTTAAATATCACATCTAGTTTTCTAAAGAAAAATGGTTCAAACTTCGAAGAAGTAAAACCACCAGTTGAAACAAATCTAAAAAAGTACCTTTACTTAGACTTTTTGGTCGGTATTAAAGGGGATAAAAAAACTGTCATACTAGATAAGAATAATAATTTCAATTTTAATGATGACAAAGCATTACACTTTGATTTAAGCAATGAAGATGACCTCAGAAATAATATTGATTCGCAAATTTTAGAATACCGACTAAACCATGGTTTAAAAGAAGAGCGAGCCATCAGAATAGTCCCCTTATTATCAAAAAGTTTAAATATTACCGACAGTCTAAGAATTAATCTTATTCCATACGATGAATTGGTGGGTTACTTTGAAGTAAATGGTAAAGAATATATGCTTAGGCTGAATGTGGAGGAAGATAGATTCTTGGATGAATTTGGCAGGAATAAAGGCATACAGATTGGTTTAAAAGATAAAACCTATTTTCATATGGCTCCTATTCTTGAACTAAATCAAGACTTCATTATTGAAGATAAGGTCGTAAGAGTATTTGACGTAAGCCCTAACAGAGATTCTGTCAAAATTACTATTGCCCAAAGGCTAAATTTGAAAGACAACAAACCCAATGTTTCTTTAAATTTTGAAAACTTTATTGAAACTGGACACCTTCATAAAAAAACATATTGGCCGAGCAAAAAACGTGTCCTTATTCTTTGGAAAACATCTTCTGAAGAATCCTTAGCAGCCTTAGATAACTATAATAACATACTTCTTGATTTGGAAAAGAGAATAGATCTGCGAGGCATTCTTTTTGATGAATCCATGTATGATGTAGAAAATGCCTTACAAGGGAAAAACCTATTTTTCAAGAACTATATATATTCCTCAGAAAAGTTGCCCCTCTTTTTTAATAATATAAAGAACGGCTGCTATCCTACCGTCTTAGTTATAGATAATTATGAAACTATATACAACCAATGCAGGCCCGACT
This sequence is a window from Arcticibacterium luteifluviistationis. Protein-coding genes within it:
- a CDS encoding sensor histidine kinase, coding for MALVTSVFQERRSTRSIITNSIVWAVLFLLPYINFLYEPEKWADANKGYLVMQGLSTLFLMVFFYLNLHVLGPRYLSKNRNWLFVSVIFLGLLMYIALNYYSFLHFIASSADFIENQSKRAPEDRSENWIWIPTILGPTLLYSINILTSTMLYLFNERSRQKELNQLVELEKTAAELSMLKLQISPHFLFNTLNNIRWLVRKKSDLSEEAILKLSEILRYIIYEVGDKKVDISREIEHLKNYIELQKLRLPKKGNVAFTVQDNLGSVSIQPLLFIHFVENAFKYGVDSKSDPDIQFEISTADNTLTFSSRNKILVTSSNLSNEGIGLVNIKRRLELLYPNRYELAINNDSEYFEVIMKLQLHED
- a CDS encoding LytR/AlgR family response regulator transcription factor, which gives rise to MKIKCILIDDEPFALDILEDDLLDFDNIEVCEKFSSPVGVADYLKNEKVELIFSDIQMPEMLGTNFIRDLENPPLVIFTTAYHQYAVEGFELNAVDYLLKPIRKERLGAAIEKVVNLIKLKTAEPAPEEENHIVVTSEYKKVKLLFNEIIYIEGLKDYVKIYLESRVYPLLTRSNLKGMEKKLPDSKFVRIHNSFIVNSSKITGVNLSKLTLGAVEIPVGKKYIDSPQTRSLFS